In one window of Methanoculleus chikugoensis DNA:
- the truA gene encoding tRNA pseudouridine(38-40) synthase TruA: MNLAFRFSYFGDRFFGSQMQPDLRTVEGEFIAACRHLGLFEDWREAGFATAGRTDRGVHARCQVCSFRTDKPELAIEALNRVLPPDIWCTGWTEAPDGFHPRYSAVSRTYRYYFSAPGDVPAMHEAAQEFLGRHDFSAFARAGDRNPERRILASRVFRDGRFAVFEVTGESFLWNMVRCMATMLGEVGRGEAEAGDVAGLLAGPAEGRVAAAPPEGLILWDIDHGISFTPLPIDPKSSRHLSDRHRYHVLMAEVSAHLAPDIRQPDTSGI; the protein is encoded by the coding sequence ATGAACCTGGCGTTCCGCTTCTCGTACTTCGGCGACCGGTTCTTCGGTTCGCAGATGCAGCCCGACCTCCGCACCGTGGAAGGCGAGTTCATCGCGGCCTGCAGGCATCTTGGGCTCTTCGAAGACTGGAGAGAGGCGGGATTTGCCACCGCCGGCCGCACCGACCGCGGGGTGCACGCCCGGTGCCAGGTCTGTTCATTCCGGACGGATAAGCCGGAATTGGCTATCGAAGCGCTGAACCGGGTGCTCCCCCCGGACATCTGGTGTACAGGATGGACCGAGGCCCCCGACGGGTTCCACCCCCGGTACAGCGCCGTATCGAGGACATACCGCTACTACTTCTCTGCCCCCGGCGACGTCCCCGCCATGCACGAAGCGGCGCAGGAGTTTCTCGGACGGCACGACTTCTCGGCGTTCGCCCGTGCCGGAGACCGGAACCCCGAGCGGAGGATCCTTGCATCGCGGGTCTTTAGAGACGGGCGGTTCGCCGTATTCGAGGTGACGGGCGAGAGTTTCCTCTGGAACATGGTCAGGTGCATGGCAACAATGCTTGGAGAGGTGGGAAGGGGCGAGGCCGAAGCCGGGGATGTCGCAGGGCTTCTTGCCGGACCGGCGGAGGGAAGAGTCGCTGCGGCACCCCCCGAGGGGCTGATCCTCTGGGATATCGATCACGGGATCTCCTTTACGCCTCTTCCGATCGACCCAAAGAGCAGCCGGCATCTGTCCGACCGCCACCGCTACCACGTCCTCATGGCGGAGGTCTCCGCACACCTCGCACCGGATATCCGGCAGCCTGACACATCCGGGATATAA
- a CDS encoding CehA/McbA family metallohydrolase, producing the protein MLRCDLHVHTRFSKDGESSVEEILRRAEAVGLDAIAITDHDTVEGALYALECDTPVTVIPGTEVSTKQGHLLALGVTEPLPDGLDFFETVTIARVRGALLILPHPYHRWRHGVGRRLAAGIGAVDAVEVFNSRYITGSANRKAAVIAKRFRKPGVAGSDAHNARYVGFGVTYVTAEPDAASILSAIREGRTMAGGRMTPLHTYTRQSLKGALRRIRRTVHR; encoded by the coding sequence ATGCTACGGTGCGATCTGCATGTCCACACCAGGTTCTCCAAGGACGGAGAGAGCAGTGTGGAGGAAATTCTCCGGCGAGCGGAGGCGGTCGGCCTCGACGCCATCGCGATCACCGATCACGATACGGTGGAGGGTGCCCTCTACGCCCTCGAGTGCGACACCCCCGTGACCGTGATCCCGGGCACCGAGGTCTCGACAAAGCAGGGCCATCTCCTCGCACTCGGCGTCACGGAACCCCTCCCGGACGGGCTCGACTTCTTCGAGACCGTTACCATCGCGCGTGTCCGGGGCGCTCTCCTGATCCTCCCGCACCCCTACCACCGCTGGCGCCACGGCGTCGGGAGGAGGCTCGCGGCCGGTATCGGCGCGGTGGACGCGGTGGAGGTCTTCAACAGCCGCTACATCACCGGATCGGCGAATCGCAAAGCCGCAGTCATAGCAAAGAGGTTCAGGAAACCCGGCGTTGCCGGGAGCGACGCCCACAACGCCCGTTACGTCGGGTTCGGGGTCACTTACGTCACGGCCGAGCCCGATGCGGCCTCCATCCTCTCCGCGATCCGGGAAGGCCGGACGATGGCGGGCGGAAGGATGACCCCGCTCCACACCTACACCCGCCAGTCCCTCAAGGGCGCTCTCCGGAGAATCCGGCGGACGGTACACCGATGA